The Neoarius graeffei isolate fNeoGra1 chromosome 1, fNeoGra1.pri, whole genome shotgun sequence region aatttctaacaaatccccaattcaccagtgCACATTACACTATAAAATGGAGGTGAAGGCGAAGtacaaaatacaagttttggttgataaaaatattgaactgcatggacctcactgcagtgtccagctttgtggctccaaaggaagtaggttactctaaggggcaacatatAACTTCTGATGCAATCTAaagcctgattggttgaaattaatttatgggagtaTAAACTGGCCCAAGTCTcccccatcccaagtctccccgctgtCCCCTATTTGGTGTGTTGTTTGTGCCATGAAAATCTCACAGGCCTCAAATATACTGCTTAATTTATGGAAAGTGATAGATAGCCAATCAGGTGTATTGGGCATGTGCCCAATGACCTTTGTTACTGGGGGGCAACAACCATTGATAGAATGCAACTTATGAGACTGATTGGAATGGTGGCCCTGAATGGCAAATCACAACCACAATGGGAAAACACAACAAATCGCAAAACTGAAAACACATCCACAAAGCAGAAAATCCAATGACATAAAATTCTTACCAGAAATAGTAGGGACGTGCTATCAACAAGGATCGTCGCTGATTAGACAAACACACTGCCCGTCAATGGTCCTTCTTCCCATATCCTGATTGCTTCACTGTTTCTGAGACCTGGGACCAAATGGCATGTGTGGTGCATTTCcttccagtaaaaaaaaaaagggcagtgTGGTCATCCAATCAGTGATATCCAATCCTTATTGATAGCACGTTCCTACTATTTCTAGTAGAAGTTAATGTTGTTTTTTGGTTatgctttttgttttgttatttGCATTTGTTGTGTTTTCCAATTTGTGGTTGTGATTTGCCCTTCAGGGCCACTATATGTGTGACTCAGCCATTACACTACCTACCAATATCAAGTTAATAGCTCGCACATCTATAAACGTAAAatcaaagaatctaaaatacattTGGAAATAATGTTGGCGTTGGTCTAAATTTGCAACCAGTGATTGCTGCAATATTTTATGAGTATGAATGGAAGCTTGCTCACTTTTGTGTGCTTTTGGTTGTGACATTGTGTAACTGTGTTGTGTAGAAGTGACAAAGTACACTCAAATTTGCATATAAGTAGTATGTTTCATGaatgtaaaatgaaaaaaaaacacatgtggACACTCAGTGGGGGAGATTTTTTGCACATACTGATGTGTTATGTTTTCCTCtgctgcaggtgtgtgtgttgttttggcCGACACAGTGATGGTGCTCAAAGCTGGGAGCTCCCTGGATCTTCCATTAAAATATCCAGTCGAATCAGGGTTATTAGTTCAGTGGGCCTTCAATAAGAGCGCTTTTGCCGAATACAGTGCAGACCAAAATTACACATTTCTGGACTCACAGTTCACTGGACGGTTAAAGGGGGATGATGATAAAGTTGGAGTAACTGTACAAGATCTTCGACCTCAAGACTCTGGAACCTTTGTGGTGACTGCAAATAGCATTAATACACAGTATCCAACACAGATATTTAAAGTTTATATTCAGAGTGAGTATGAtttaattttcatctcatctcattatctctagccgctttatcctgttctacagggtcgcaggcaagctggaccagtatcccagctgactacgggcgaaatgaaAATTTTAAACTTATAAAGATTAATTACATAAACatatttatttacatatttattGTTAATTGTTTCACCTCTCCTTGTCCATATATTTTAAATAAGTGTTTTTAGTCTGACCATCGCAAACTTGTAGCTTTGtgaatgttttgttacagtaaaacATTGTAGTTGCAGTTTCATgggatgcttgtgtgtgtgtgtgtgtgtgtgtgtgtgtgtgtgaatgtatgcATAGGTCCTATAACAGCTGTGCAGATTGAGAAGTctcaaacatggctgacatccacaAACAGTTGTGAAGTTGTTGTGAAGTGTGCAGCACCCGGAGCTGAGAGGGTCTCCTACTCATGGAGCGGCTATCAGATTGCAAGTGAAGCTCAGCTGCAGTTCAGTCTCTCACCAGCAGAAGGAGCTGTTACACTGAACTGTACTGCAGCTAACAGCATCAGCTACGGTTCTGCTACAGAGACACTGAGCTGTGAGCAGAACAAAACAAGTATATTTGCACCTTACCTTCTGGttttaaaaggggggggggacaaGATTGCAGGATTCATATTTGTTGGTGTTTTCATGACCATTAAGCAACTTAGTTAGGTCTGCTGCTGAGATATCCAATCAAATCCACTTTTCTTATTCCTTCATTCACTCCTGAGTGTGTGGTTTTAAGAATAGGGACATTTGTAtaattattttttgaggctaaagTTAGATTTTATTCAGAGATTAATAAGCTGGTTGACGAAATAGACAGCTTGTTTGTCGCTAGATTTTATATCAATATTTTTGTGGGAGTTTTGCGTGTGtgtttatattattttttattttattaagcttccacctcagatacaataaataaacacataattttaaaaaaatggtgggGGTCACACAACACAGCTAGGCTCCAATAACAGTGTGCCCTATAATAATTAAAAGGGGGGGGATGAATATACATATAAATAGAACTAAATAATGAATATAAATACATCATCACATcacaaaaaatataaataaaactaaataataataatctttactTAATTGATATTCAAAAGCCCATTCAGCAGAAGCCTAAAAAATATTCATCTCACAGAAACATGCTTGTGGATACCatgaattaaaatatattctaaaAACCTCATAACAAAAGAATATAAAATTTAAAATTATAATATTCCAATTACTATGGCCAAATATTGTTTAtaatattatttgtgtgtgtgtgtgtgtgtgtgagtgagagagagagagagagagagagagagagagagagagagattatgataAAAATGCTATTGCAGACTAACAATAGAACAGTTAGAGCATGGTAAAATGAAATGTCTCTGATctggaatatctcatctcatctcattatctctagccgctttatccttctacagggtcgcaggcaagctggagcctatcccagctgactacgggcaaaaggcggggtacaccctggacaagtcgccaggtcatcacagggctgacacatagacacagacaaccattcacactcacattcacacctacggtcaatttagagtcaccagttaacctaacctgcatgtctttggactgtgggggaaaccggagcacccggaggaaacccacgcggacacggggagaacatgcaaactccgcacagaaaggccctcgccggccccggggctcgaacccaggaccttcttgctgtgaggcgacagcgctaaccactacaccaccgtgccgcccctgatctgGAATATGACGTGTATAAAAGAAAATGAAAGTGGGGCACAATGGACTTGTGGTGAAGTGTGCATTTGACTCAGAATGCAAGTTGATTATTTTGAATTATTTTAAATTGAATATTATTTTTAATAGATTTGggtggagggtggcacggtggtgtagtggttagcgctgtcacctcacagcaagaaggtctgggttcaagccccgaaagcggctagagataatgagatgagatttgagtgGCATTCTATGGAGTTTGTAAGTAAATATAATCACATGTGTAGACAAAACAGTCTTGGCATTCATGGCACTTATGTGGAATTAATTATCTGTTGTATTTGGTATTTCAGAAGTATTTCTGTTGATGTGGGGTGACAGGTAATGTACATCAATAACCTAGTTCTCAAAATGGAATATGATTTTATGGCTACAATTGGAGTTTTATCCCAAACAATATAACAAAGGTCCAGCATTTGCAGACAAATCGCACTTGTTCTGGTATTAAAATAGAGCCTATCGTGTCTGAAACAATTATTAGATATATGAGTGGACACTTTTGTGAGTCGTTTTGTGGAATTTTTTTGGTCATGAGCTTGAGATTGCTCAGAAGGTCAAAATTGGAGTCTGcaaagtacagtaccagtcaaaagtttgtacacccctattcattcaccgttttttctgtatttggactattttctacattgtagaacaacactgaagacatcagaactatgaagTAACATATGGACAGTTTTGGGAGGGTTACTTTTAAAATGCATTGCACTATAGATGACAGAACACGTGCTAAAATGTAATTTGTAACATATTACATTAGATTACTCAATATGAGTAATGCATTCTAAATACTTTGGATTACTTTCAAATTGTCTTACAGTTCATGTAACAATATGTGGCATTCACAAGATACTGCTTTACTTCTTATTTGACTATTCTGTTGTTGTATCA contains the following coding sequences:
- the LOC132874253 gene encoding CD48 antigen-like isoform X1 translates to MWTFNGYCLYIFVILIFGNLQGVCVVLADTVMVLKAGSSLDLPLKYPVESGLLVQWAFNKSAFAEYSADQNYTFLDSQFTGRLKGDDDKVGVTVQDLRPQDSGTFVVTANSINTQYPTQIFKVYIQSPITAVQIEKSQTWLTSTNSCEVVVKCAAPGAERVSYSWSGYQIASEAQLQFSLSPAEGAVTLNCTAANSISYGSATETLSCEQNKTSAIQQYVWIAVAGGALLLLLILVVALICCWRSRKNSSTLEVGNTLYADVNAGPTAHKDKRSDSFVNGMTVYETVDDLRVNPEMTIYAKVTLPQQTKVSATSSSPYQKVL
- the LOC132874253 gene encoding SLAM family member 8-like isoform X2; amino-acid sequence: MWTFNGYCLYIFVILIFGNLQGVCVVLADTVMVLKAGSSLDLPLKYPVESGLLVQWAFNKSAFAEYSADQNYTFLDSQFTGRLKGDDDKVGVTVQDLRPQDSGTFVVTANSINTQYPTQIFKVYIQSPITAVQIEKSQTWLTSTNSCEVVVKCAAPGAERVSYSWSGYQIASEAQLQFSLSPAEGAVTLNCTAANSISYGSATETLSCAIQQYVWIAVAGGALLLLLILVVALICCWRSRKNSSTLEVGNTLYADVNAGPTAHKDKRSDSFVNGMTVYETVDDLRVNPEMTIYAKVTLPQQTKVSATSSSPYQKVL
- the LOC132874253 gene encoding CD48 antigen-like isoform X3 — encoded protein: MWTFNGYCLYIFVILIFGNLQGVCVVLADTVMVLKAGSSLDLPLKYPVESGLLVQWAFNKSAFAEYSADQNYTFLDSQFTGRLKGDDDKVGVTVQDLRPQDSGTFVVTANSINTQYPTQIFKVYIQSPITAVQIEKSQTWLTSTNSCEVVVKCAAPGAERVSYSWSGYQIASEAQLQFSLSPAEGAVTLNCTAANSISYGSATETLSCEQNKTNSSTLEVGNTLYADVNAGPTAHKDKRSDSFVNGMTVYETVDDLRVNPEMTIYAKVTLPQQTKVSATSSSPYQKVL